One genomic region from Candidatus Nomurabacteria bacterium encodes:
- the rplS gene encoding 50S ribosomal protein L19: MQSVIQKIEEKYKKHQVVDVRSGDTVRVHQKIKEGNKERIQVFEGLVIRTDRKNSHTSRITVRRASGGIGVEKSYLLHSPLVVKVEVVKRSKVRRNYLTYMRKLTGKSARLTGVDFDKEAVNKIEEKPAEQPKTEDKQDSNSTDNTEAKD; the protein is encoded by the coding sequence ATGCAATCAGTAATTCAGAAAATTGAAGAAAAATATAAGAAACATCAAGTAGTTGATGTACGTTCTGGCGATACAGTACGTGTTCATCAAAAGATTAAAGAAGGCAACAAAGAACGAATTCAGGTTTTTGAAGGCTTGGTAATCCGAACAGATCGAAAAAATAGCCATACCTCACGAATTACTGTTCGTCGGGCAAGTGGTGGTATTGGCGTAGAGAAAAGCTATCTTCTTCATTCGCCGTTAGTAGTAAAGGTAGAGGTTGTTAAAAGAAGTAAAGTTCGCAGAAATTACTTAACCTATATGCGCAAGCTAACAGGTAAATCTGCTCGTTTAACTGGCGTAGATTTTGACAAAGAGGCCGTCAATAAAATTGAAGAAAAACCCGCCGAACAACCTAAGACTGAAGACAAACAAGATTCTAATTCAACTGATAATACAGAAGCAAAAGACTAA
- a CDS encoding ribonuclease HII: MIGIDEVGRGAWAGPLLVVGSRRKSGHTIACKDSKMLTRKGREELFKTFAMYYEFGEGWVSADEIDQLGLSNAMRLGVERALKNLKAELNEKIIMDGNINYCPEEYTNTTFLVKADNVINEVSVASVFAKVVRDRYMLLESHKYPKYYFEKNVGYGTQKHRQALKVFGLTKIHRRSFAPMKGMIND, from the coding sequence ATGATTGGAATAGATGAAGTCGGCAGGGGTGCATGGGCAGGGCCTTTGTTAGTTGTGGGGTCGCGACGTAAGTCAGGCCATACTATTGCATGCAAGGATTCCAAGATGTTAACAAGGAAAGGTCGTGAAGAATTATTCAAAACTTTTGCTATGTATTACGAATTTGGTGAAGGTTGGGTATCTGCCGATGAAATTGACCAATTGGGGTTGAGTAATGCCATGCGCCTAGGGGTTGAAAGGGCACTCAAAAATCTTAAAGCTGAACTAAACGAAAAGATTATTATGGACGGTAATATCAATTATTGCCCGGAGGAGTATACCAATACGACATTTTTAGTAAAGGCGGATAACGTTATTAATGAAGTAAGTGTAGCTAGTGTTTTTGCTAAAGTTGTGCGCGATAGATATATGTTGCTTGAGTCACACAAATATCCTAAATATTACTTTGAGAAAAACGTAGGTTACGGAACTCAAAAGCATCGGCAAGCTCTTAAAGTTTTTGGATTGACAAAAATTCATAGGCGATCCTTTGCGCCAATGAAGGGAATGATAAATGACTAA
- a CDS encoding YraN family protein, whose amino-acid sequence MTNYSTGHYAEQVASQYLKGHGYQIIETNWKTPKCEIDVVAKQNGAIYFFEVKYRRTHNQGAGLDYITSKKLSQMAFSAEMWVQTNNWRGDYQLGAIEMSGEEFQIDNVVLDIYGNR is encoded by the coding sequence ATGACTAACTATTCTACTGGGCATTACGCCGAACAAGTCGCTAGTCAGTACCTGAAAGGCCATGGTTATCAGATAATCGAAACAAACTGGAAGACTCCTAAATGCGAGATTGACGTCGTAGCTAAACAAAACGGAGCGATCTATTTTTTTGAAGTAAAATATCGGCGCACTCACAACCAGGGTGCCGGACTAGATTATATTACCTCTAAAAAGCTTTCTCAAATGGCTTTTAGTGCAGAGATGTGGGTGCAAACAAATAATTGGCGAGGTGATTATCAGCTTGGCGCAATCGAAATGAGTGGGGAGGAATTTCAGATTGACAACGTCGTTCTGGATATCTATGGCAACCGATAA
- a CDS encoding M1 family metallopeptidase yields MSKKLRHLYEQFQPNNYQLTLDIDKTNLKFKGVVVITGKKVGRPSQRITLHQRDLRITSAKVIKHNKNEDQEIELSRILCHKSYDEVRLHSKDQLYAGNYTLELEFEGQITDSMLGIYPSKFEYEGKAQTIIATQFESHYAREAFPCIDEPIAKATFDLTLTTDSKDVVLSNTPVSKQKTIANRTTTIFETTPKMSTYLLAFVTGPMHSVESKTKDGVIVRTWSSLARPKKELRYSVDEAVRVLEFFTAYFGVKYPLKKCDQVALPDFDAGAMENWGLITYREVALLSDPDNPSISSEQYISLVIAHELSHQWFGNLVTMKWWDDLWLNESFASIMEHIALDELHPSWRQWEFYTSTDVITTSNRDIYKDIQPVGVKVTDPELIDTLFDPSIVYAKGGRLLKMLREYIGEEAFRKGLNTYFKKHAYSNTSREDLWEAFSKSSNKNISKLMTPWIEQSGMPVVKINHQNNIISLSQKRFVLDEATNGTLWPIPLLANENLSHELLSKPAQNINHLKNSPILLNINGSGHYFVEYEDQEDQEFLASSIANMTVDAVTRINLINDSLLLARGGTHSLLTTVKLISDCHKEDRDSVWALISRTLGYVLQLTEGHQATEDALKKLRIRLARDWYKKLGWDDQPRDNPNTKQLRHTMIAYMIAGEHKPAISEALGKYNQVSSITDIDAEIRPTILSSAVRYGSPDVIDKLINEYQQASSEVQTDITSGLSSTKDPKVAHKVISKALGQDGFVRPQDIMRWMAMFLRNRHTRETIWEFMEQNWLWFEETLSKSKAFDFLPVYTANAMNDEKWQKRYHEFFEPKLDNKTLERNIKIGFADIEARVAWRKRDRQKIIDYFKLQH; encoded by the coding sequence ATGAGCAAAAAATTACGACATCTCTACGAACAGTTTCAACCGAATAACTATCAACTAACTCTAGATATTGATAAAACAAACTTAAAATTTAAGGGTGTGGTTGTTATTACTGGGAAAAAAGTTGGCAGACCTAGTCAAAGGATTACATTGCATCAAAGAGATTTACGCATAACGTCTGCTAAAGTCATAAAACACAACAAAAACGAGGATCAAGAAATCGAACTTTCTAGAATACTGTGTCACAAATCTTATGACGAAGTACGGTTACACTCTAAAGATCAACTATACGCAGGAAATTATACACTGGAACTAGAGTTTGAAGGCCAAATTACTGACAGCATGTTGGGTATATATCCATCGAAATTTGAGTATGAGGGTAAGGCTCAAACAATCATCGCTACTCAATTCGAAAGTCACTATGCTCGAGAGGCCTTCCCTTGTATCGACGAACCAATTGCCAAAGCAACTTTTGACCTAACCTTAACAACAGATAGTAAAGATGTAGTACTGTCTAATACTCCGGTCTCTAAACAAAAAACAATTGCAAATCGCACCACAACAATCTTTGAAACTACCCCAAAAATGTCTACTTATTTGCTTGCATTTGTCACTGGCCCTATGCACAGCGTTGAAAGCAAAACAAAAGACGGTGTTATAGTTCGTACTTGGTCCAGTTTAGCAAGACCAAAAAAAGAGCTACGCTACTCTGTTGATGAAGCAGTGAGAGTGCTGGAGTTTTTCACAGCATATTTTGGAGTAAAGTATCCTCTTAAGAAATGTGATCAGGTAGCATTACCAGATTTTGATGCTGGCGCTATGGAAAACTGGGGACTAATCACTTATAGGGAAGTTGCTCTGCTTAGCGATCCAGACAACCCATCAATAAGTAGCGAGCAATATATCTCCCTAGTAATTGCTCATGAACTATCTCATCAGTGGTTCGGCAATCTGGTAACTATGAAATGGTGGGACGATCTCTGGTTGAATGAAAGTTTCGCCAGCATCATGGAGCATATCGCACTAGATGAACTGCATCCTAGTTGGCGACAATGGGAGTTCTACACGTCAACAGATGTCATTACAACTTCTAATCGAGATATCTATAAAGATATTCAGCCTGTTGGTGTTAAGGTAACCGACCCAGAATTAATAGACACCCTCTTTGATCCGAGTATTGTTTATGCCAAGGGTGGTAGACTTCTGAAAATGTTACGCGAATACATCGGAGAAGAGGCCTTCAGAAAAGGATTAAACACATACTTCAAAAAACACGCCTATAGCAATACTTCTCGCGAGGATCTGTGGGAGGCTTTCTCTAAATCTAGCAACAAAAACATATCTAAACTCATGACGCCCTGGATTGAACAATCTGGTATGCCAGTGGTTAAAATTAATCATCAAAACAATATCATTAGCTTATCTCAGAAAAGATTCGTTCTAGATGAGGCTACGAATGGCACCCTATGGCCTATTCCACTACTTGCTAACGAAAATCTTTCTCATGAACTACTAAGCAAGCCAGCCCAGAATATTAACCATCTTAAGAACTCGCCAATTTTGTTAAATATTAATGGTAGTGGTCACTACTTCGTTGAATACGAAGACCAAGAAGATCAAGAATTTCTAGCTAGTTCAATCGCCAACATGACCGTTGATGCCGTTACTAGGATTAATCTCATTAATGATAGTTTATTATTGGCAAGAGGAGGAACTCATTCACTTCTAACTACCGTCAAATTAATATCTGATTGCCATAAAGAAGATCGCGATAGTGTTTGGGCGCTTATTAGCAGAACATTAGGATACGTACTCCAGTTAACCGAAGGTCATCAGGCTACCGAAGATGCGCTAAAAAAGCTCCGCATTCGGCTTGCTCGCGATTGGTACAAAAAACTGGGCTGGGATGATCAACCCAGAGATAACCCTAACACCAAGCAGTTACGCCATACAATGATTGCCTACATGATAGCCGGAGAGCATAAGCCAGCGATAAGTGAAGCTCTAGGCAAATACAACCAAGTTTCATCAATAACCGATATTGATGCTGAAATTAGACCAACAATTTTAAGTTCGGCAGTTCGTTATGGATCTCCTGATGTAATCGATAAATTAATCAATGAATATCAACAAGCCAGTTCTGAGGTTCAAACCGATATTACCAGTGGGCTGTCGAGTACCAAAGACCCCAAAGTCGCACACAAAGTAATATCTAAAGCACTCGGCCAAGACGGCTTTGTCCGACCACAAGATATTATGCGCTGGATGGCCATGTTTTTGCGCAATCGTCACACCCGAGAAACTATATGGGAATTTATGGAACAAAACTGGTTATGGTTTGAAGAAACACTATCTAAAAGTAAAGCTTTCGATTTCTTGCCTGTGTATACCGCAAATGCTATGAATGATGAAAAGTGGCAAAAACGTTACCACGAGTTTTTTGAACCAAAGCTTGATAACAAAACATTAGAACGCAACATCAAAATTGGTTTTGCAGATATTGAGGCTCGTGTTGCCTGGCGCAAGAGAGACCGTCAAAAGATTATTGATTATTTCAAATTACAGCACTAA
- the nusA gene encoding transcription termination/antitermination protein NusA, producing MDLDVKQMAIALRAIAEEKNLPEETVQEIVEQALAAAYKKDYGDREQEVRVSVNLHTGDVDAYVTKTVVDKVEDEQTEISLTKAQAIRKNIAVGDTLELHQDVSTFGRVAAQTAKQVILQRLREAEREIIVNEYQDKIGTILNGIVARIEGRLIRVDLGKAQGILPASEQIQGEHYYPGQRLKVFLKDVERGLRGPQLVLSRGNSEFIEWLFRAEVPEMESGAVEIKGIAREAGVRSKIAVSSTVQGVDPVGTFVGGHGTRVNAVMSEVGEQEKIDIVIWDDSTKEYIINALSPTKVSSVDIDEGRKKATVKVPEDQLSIAIGKSGQNVRLASKLTGYEIDIVGTKEEQKEIKEEPKQPPKLKKKSELESSLLEAIEEHGEESN from the coding sequence ATGGATTTAGATGTAAAACAAATGGCTATAGCACTAAGAGCTATCGCAGAAGAGAAGAACTTGCCAGAAGAGACAGTGCAAGAAATAGTCGAACAAGCACTCGCGGCTGCTTACAAAAAAGATTACGGGGACAGAGAGCAAGAAGTAAGAGTTAGTGTAAATTTACACACAGGTGATGTTGATGCATACGTCACTAAAACCGTTGTCGATAAAGTAGAAGATGAGCAAACCGAAATTTCATTGACCAAGGCTCAAGCTATTCGCAAGAATATTGCAGTTGGCGACACACTAGAGCTACATCAAGATGTTTCAACATTTGGACGAGTCGCAGCTCAGACAGCCAAACAAGTTATATTACAGCGTTTACGTGAAGCTGAAAGAGAAATTATTGTCAACGAATATCAAGACAAAATTGGAACAATCCTTAATGGTATTGTGGCCAGGATAGAGGGTCGTTTGATTCGTGTTGATCTTGGAAAGGCACAAGGAATTTTACCAGCAAGTGAGCAGATTCAAGGTGAACACTACTATCCAGGGCAAAGATTAAAAGTATTCTTAAAAGACGTAGAACGTGGCTTAAGAGGGCCACAGCTAGTTTTGTCACGGGGAAATAGTGAATTTATTGAATGGTTGTTCAGGGCAGAGGTTCCAGAAATGGAAAGCGGTGCTGTTGAAATTAAGGGTATTGCTAGAGAGGCAGGGGTTCGCAGTAAAATCGCAGTTTCAAGTACTGTTCAAGGTGTAGATCCGGTAGGAACATTTGTTGGTGGTCATGGAACTCGTGTAAATGCTGTGATGAGTGAAGTTGGCGAGCAAGAAAAAATTGATATTGTTATTTGGGACGATTCCACGAAAGAGTATATTATTAATGCATTAAGTCCAACAAAGGTCAGTAGTGTAGATATTGACGAGGGACGCAAAAAAGCTACAGTAAAGGTGCCCGAAGATCAGTTAAGTATTGCAATTGGTAAAAGTGGTCAAAATGTTAGACTTGCTAGTAAACTTACTGGTTATGAAATCGACATCGTAGGAACAAAGGAAGAGCAGAAGGAAATCAAAGAAGAGCCCAAACAACCACCAAAGTTAAAGAAGAAAAGTGAACTCGAGAGTAGTTTACTAGAGGCAATAGAAGAACACGGCGAAGAAAGTAATTAG
- a CDS encoding ATP-dependent Clp protease ATP-binding subunit, with protein sequence MPPNSSDFQEILNHLTENALRSLQQADGIARASGSPYVGTQHILLGILAQEASIGAKMLQDSGVTLDRARLALNLTPKATVINMGAKGLSETAKLTLKMAYETAQDYSQEFCGTEHILYSILSQKNSRATVLLRDMNTNVDNLINGLEQFLNRQQYEDSANPSGGRVRTKQRRKTALDFFGTDLTRLAKQGKLDPVIGREAQIRRVITILNRRTKNNPVLIGEPGVGKTAIVEGLAQRIVNEDVPDTLLDKRIVMLDLTSMIAGTKYRGEFEERLKKVMQELENDKKTIIFIDEVHLIVGAGSAEGSLDAGNILKPALARGKVQVIGATTTDEYTKYIEKDSALERRFQPVQVPQTNLSETVAILKGLRKHYESFHNVKIPDEVIEDTVNLADRYINDRFMPDKAIDLLDETAAHLRIDKGRTPPEVRRLKNELKLVNSKIDDAVDNEDYEKAAQFKQRVSQIDDELKKLQSASKSVNELTMTSDDVAEIVARITGVPVQKVIRSEAKYLLNLESNLSRFVIGQEEAVHAVSRAVRRNRSGVSSAKRPIGSFVFLGPTGVGKTELARVLAREFFGSESALVKIDMSEFGEHHNVSRLVGAPAGYVGYDDGGQLTDKIRRQPYSVVLFDEIEKAHPDVLNMLLQLLEDGHLTDSKGRKIDFTNTIVIMTSNIGADKLQKEVSLGFDANSKIDLSDLDKLHESNKDKVLDQLKKMMRPELLNRIDKIIVFRALTKNNISKILDLQVNELKNRLAKQGISVKLTTSARNYLLNHGYDSLNGVRPMRRLLQDTLEDHIAVELIKGSYDKGSIVEVGTKNRELAYSVISE encoded by the coding sequence ATGCCACCAAATTCATCTGATTTTCAAGAGATCCTGAATCATTTAACCGAAAATGCTCTGCGAAGCTTACAGCAAGCTGACGGTATTGCTCGTGCTTCAGGTAGTCCGTATGTTGGAACACAGCATATTCTTTTGGGTATATTGGCACAAGAAGCATCTATCGGCGCAAAAATGTTACAAGATAGCGGAGTAACACTCGATAGGGCTAGACTTGCCTTAAATCTGACACCAAAAGCCACTGTCATAAATATGGGCGCCAAAGGTTTGAGCGAAACAGCAAAGCTGACATTAAAAATGGCTTACGAAACAGCTCAGGATTACAGCCAAGAGTTTTGTGGTACAGAGCATATTCTTTATAGTATCCTAAGCCAGAAGAACTCTAGAGCAACTGTTTTGCTTCGAGATATGAATACAAATGTCGATAACTTAATAAATGGCCTGGAACAATTTTTGAATAGGCAACAATATGAAGATTCAGCAAATCCGAGTGGAGGACGTGTACGTACAAAGCAAAGGCGAAAGACTGCACTCGATTTTTTCGGGACAGATCTTACTCGGTTAGCAAAACAAGGGAAGCTAGACCCAGTGATTGGGCGCGAAGCACAGATTAGGCGAGTCATTACAATTTTAAACCGACGAACAAAAAATAACCCAGTATTAATTGGCGAACCTGGCGTAGGAAAGACTGCTATAGTAGAAGGCTTAGCTCAGAGAATTGTTAATGAGGATGTGCCGGATACCTTGCTAGACAAGCGAATTGTTATGTTGGATTTGACAAGTATGATTGCCGGAACAAAATATAGAGGTGAATTTGAAGAACGCTTAAAAAAGGTCATGCAAGAACTCGAAAATGATAAAAAAACGATTATCTTTATTGATGAGGTACACTTGATTGTAGGGGCGGGTTCGGCAGAAGGCTCACTTGATGCCGGCAATATATTAAAGCCAGCTCTTGCTCGAGGCAAAGTTCAGGTTATCGGTGCAACAACCACAGATGAATATACTAAGTATATTGAAAAGGACAGTGCTTTAGAGAGGCGATTTCAACCGGTACAGGTTCCGCAAACTAATCTTTCAGAAACTGTAGCGATATTAAAGGGGCTACGTAAGCACTATGAATCTTTTCATAATGTAAAGATTCCTGATGAAGTTATAGAAGATACTGTTAATCTGGCAGATCGATATATAAATGACAGGTTTATGCCAGACAAAGCTATTGATCTACTTGATGAAACTGCAGCACATCTGCGAATAGACAAAGGCAGAACACCACCAGAGGTGCGACGCTTAAAAAATGAACTTAAACTTGTGAATTCTAAAATTGATGATGCCGTAGATAATGAGGATTACGAAAAGGCGGCGCAGTTTAAGCAACGTGTTAGCCAAATTGACGATGAGTTAAAGAAGTTGCAATCAGCATCAAAAAGCGTTAATGAGCTTACAATGACAAGCGATGACGTTGCTGAGATTGTGGCACGAATAACAGGTGTTCCTGTGCAAAAAGTAATTAGGTCAGAAGCTAAATATTTGCTCAATCTAGAAAGTAATTTATCGCGTTTTGTAATTGGTCAAGAAGAAGCAGTTCATGCTGTTTCTAGGGCTGTACGACGAAACCGATCGGGTGTAAGCAGTGCCAAGCGTCCCATTGGATCTTTTGTATTCTTGGGTCCTACTGGGGTTGGCAAGACCGAACTTGCTAGGGTATTGGCTCGAGAGTTTTTTGGCTCAGAATCTGCTTTAGTAAAAATCGACATGAGCGAGTTTGGCGAACATCATAATGTATCTCGTTTAGTGGGAGCCCCGGCTGGATATGTAGGGTACGATGATGGAGGTCAATTGACAGACAAGATACGTCGTCAACCGTACAGTGTGGTTTTGTTTGACGAGATCGAGAAAGCTCACCCCGATGTATTGAATATGTTATTGCAACTACTTGAAGATGGGCATTTGACAGACTCAAAAGGCCGTAAGATTGATTTTACAAATACTATTGTGATAATGACTAGTAACATCGGTGCTGACAAACTCCAAAAAGAAGTTTCTCTAGGTTTTGATGCAAATAGCAAGATTGATTTAAGTGATTTAGACAAACTCCATGAATCAAACAAGGATAAAGTTCTTGATCAGCTTAAGAAGATGATGCGCCCAGAGTTACTAAATCGTATCGATAAGATTATTGTATTTAGGGCTTTAACAAAAAACAATATTTCCAAAATATTAGATTTACAAGTGAACGAGCTCAAGAATCGTCTAGCAAAACAGGGCATAAGCGTAAAACTAACTACATCTGCTCGAAATTATTTATTAAATCATGGTTATGATTCACTAAACGGCGTAAGGCCAATGCGCAGACTTTTACAAGATACTCTTGAGGATCATATCGCTGTAGAGTTGATTAAGGGTTCATACGACAAAGGGTCGATAGTTGAGGTCGGCACCAAGAATCGTGAACTAGCATATTCTGTAATATCTGAATAG
- the radA gene encoding DNA repair protein RadA: MAKTTKRYICSNCGAVSQAWSGKCHACGEWNRLEEDIIVSVAGTNKNVVQSLKPQPISEVIADKEERYPLKFGELDRILGGGIVKGAVMLFAGEPGIGKSTLLMQVCDAFAKQNHSVLYVSGEESAHQVGIRAKRLGVNSDKVKIVSGNVTEEIVELIKVGGYKLVVVDSIQTLQCLGVGSSPGSVSQITNSTHQLMNCAKQTSTSLIIVGHVTKEGTIAGPKILEHIVDAVFQLEGDRYGGFKVLRSVKNRYGSTNETVLFDMMDYGLQPIDNPSKALLAQRRITDGSIVLATMEGSRPILVEVQALVNKTSFGYPKRATSGLDLSRLNVLVAMLERRTKLNLSDKDIYVNIVGGIKIQEPASDLAICMAIGSASRGLTLKKNCVVFGEVGLSGEVRHVPFIDKRIDEAKKLGFEGTIGPVTKKNDFHITVGDVKDTLNIFLKSS, encoded by the coding sequence ATGGCAAAGACAACAAAGAGGTATATTTGTTCAAATTGTGGGGCTGTTTCGCAGGCTTGGTCAGGTAAATGTCATGCGTGTGGAGAATGGAATAGGCTGGAGGAAGATATAATAGTATCGGTTGCTGGAACCAACAAAAATGTAGTACAAAGCCTCAAACCTCAGCCTATATCAGAGGTGATAGCCGATAAAGAGGAGCGATACCCACTGAAGTTTGGGGAGCTAGATAGAATTTTGGGTGGAGGAATAGTTAAGGGTGCGGTGATGCTTTTTGCTGGAGAGCCCGGTATTGGTAAGAGTACACTGTTAATGCAGGTATGCGATGCTTTTGCAAAACAGAATCACTCAGTGTTGTATGTTAGTGGTGAGGAATCTGCCCACCAGGTTGGAATTAGAGCAAAACGTCTTGGTGTTAACAGTGATAAGGTTAAGATTGTTTCGGGAAATGTCACCGAGGAGATAGTCGAATTAATCAAGGTGGGTGGATACAAACTCGTAGTGGTAGACTCAATACAAACTCTTCAATGTTTAGGTGTTGGATCATCTCCAGGCAGTGTTAGTCAAATAACTAATAGTACTCACCAGTTAATGAATTGCGCTAAGCAAACATCAACTAGCTTGATAATCGTTGGTCATGTTACCAAAGAAGGCACAATAGCTGGACCAAAAATCCTTGAACATATTGTTGACGCAGTATTTCAACTAGAAGGGGATAGATATGGTGGATTCAAGGTGCTTAGGAGCGTAAAAAATCGTTATGGATCGACCAATGAGACTGTTTTGTTTGACATGATGGACTATGGTCTCCAACCGATAGATAATCCATCGAAAGCATTACTGGCCCAAAGGCGAATAACGGATGGATCAATAGTTCTAGCGACAATGGAAGGGTCACGCCCAATCCTAGTCGAAGTCCAGGCGCTAGTTAACAAAACAAGCTTTGGGTATCCAAAAAGGGCAACTAGTGGCCTAGACTTAAGTAGACTAAATGTTTTAGTGGCAATGCTAGAAAGACGTACAAAGTTGAATCTATCAGACAAAGACATCTATGTGAATATTGTCGGCGGGATCAAGATTCAGGAGCCGGCAAGTGATTTAGCAATATGCATGGCGATTGGTTCTGCCTCTAGAGGACTAACTCTTAAAAAAAACTGTGTTGTCTTTGGTGAGGTTGGACTGTCTGGCGAGGTTCGTCATGTACCATTCATCGACAAAAGGATTGATGAAGCCAAGAAGCTAGGGTTTGAGGGAACAATTGGTCCTGTAACAAAGAAAAATGATTTTCATATTACTGTAGGTGATGTAAAGGACACACTTAATATATTCCTGAAATCAAGTTAA